The following proteins are encoded in a genomic region of Oncorhynchus kisutch isolate 150728-3 linkage group LG6, Okis_V2, whole genome shotgun sequence:
- the LOC109893404 gene encoding hemoglobin subunit beta-1-like, which yields MVDWTDTEKSTISAVWGKVDINEVGPLALGRVLIVYPWTQRYFGSFGDVSTPAAIMGNPKVAAHGKIVCGALDKAVKNMGNILATYKSLSETHANKLFVDPDNFRVLADVLTIVIAAKFGASFTPEIQATWQKFMKVVVAAMGSRYI from the exons ATGGTTGActggacagacacagagaagagcaCCATCAGTGCTGTCTGGGGCAAAGTAGATATCAATGAGGTCGGACCACTGGCTCTGGGAAG AGTCCTGATCGTCTACCCCTGGACTCAGCGTTATTTCGGCTCTTTCGGAGATGTGTCCACTCCCGCAGCAATCATGGGCAACCCCAAAGTTGCTGCTCACGGCAAGATCGTGTGTGGAGCTCTGGATAAAGCTGTGAAGAACATGGGAAACATCTTGGCCACATACAAGTCACTGAGCGAGACCCACGCTAACAAACTCTTCGTCGACCCTGACAATTTCAGG GTGTTGGCTGACGTCCTCACAATTGTCATTGCCGCCAAGTTCGGAGCCTCTTTCACTCCTGAAATCCAGGCAACCTGGCAGAAGTTCATGAAAGTGGTTGTCGCAGCCATGGGGAGTCGGTACATCTAA
- the LOC109893413 gene encoding hemoglobin subunit alpha: MSLTAKDKSVVKAFWGKISGKADVVGAEALGRMLTAYPQTKTYFSHWADLSPGSAPVKKHGSTIMGAIGNAVGVIDDLVGGLSALSDLHAFKLRVDPGNFKILSHNILVTLAIHFPSEFTPEVHIAVDKFLAALSAALADKYR, translated from the exons ATGAGTCTGACAGCAAAGGACAAATCTGTAGTCAAGGCCTTCTGGGGCAAGATTAGTGGAAAGGCAGATGTCGTCGGTGCTGAGGCATTGGGGAG GATGCTGACCGCCTACCCCCAGACTAAGACCTACTTCTCCCACTGGGCAGACCTGAGCCCCGGCTCTGCCCCAGTCAAGAAGCATGGAAGCACCATCATGGGTGCAATTGGTAATGCTGTCGGAGTGATCGACGACCTCGTCGGAGGACTGAGTGCTCTCAGCGATTTGCACGCCTTCAAACTGCGCGTTGACCCTGGCAATTTCAAG ATTCTATCCCACAACATCCTTGTGACCCTGGCTATTCACTTCCCTTCTGAATTCACTCCCGAAGTGCACATTGCTGTGGATAAATTCCTTGCAGCCTTGTCCGCTGCCCTGGCTGACAAATACAGATAG